The Fibrobacter sp. genome segment TCAGGCAGAGCCACGCTCTCGATGACTTGCCCGTCATATTCCTCACGAGCCGCGAAGATACAGACAGCATCACGAAGGGGTTCCATGCGGGAGCTTCCGATTTCGTGAGCAAGACCGCGGTTTCCGAGATTCTGCTTGCGCGCGTGAACGTGCAGATTCGCTTGGCGCGCACGTTACGTTATCTGCGTGACATTTCGCTGACGGACGATTTGACCGGTGCGTACAACAGGAGACACGCAATGTATTCCTTGCGTGAATGGTTTGCACGCAGTAAGCGATACGGCACGCACTTCTCCCTGATTTATTTCGACTTGAACGGCTTGAAGCAGATTAACGACAGCTATGGCCACCAGGCGGGCGATTTGCTTTTGCGCGCTGTGGTGAACGCTTGCAAGAAGTTGCTTCGCGAATCGGACCTGCTGTTCCGTATGGGCGGCGACGAGTTCATGGTGCTCTGTCCCGATACCGACAAGCGCGGAGCCTTTATCTGCGCCGACCGCATGCTCGAGGCCGTGAATACCGTGACGATTATCGACCAGACGGTTTCGTTCGCCTATGGCGTCGCC includes the following:
- a CDS encoding diguanylate cyclase, which produces MVEERILIVDDNAEMLQKTNELLSQVGYSVVMCSSGEEALEFLDKERVDLVLLDINMPSLNGYEVCLRIRQSHALDDLPVIFLTSREDTDSITKGFHAGASDFVSKTAVSEILLARVNVQIRLARTLRYLRDISLTDDLTGAYNRRHAMYSLREWFARSKRYGTHFSLIYFDLNGLKQINDSYGHQAGDLLLRAVVNACKKLLRESDLLFRMGGDEFMVLCPDTDKRGAFICADRMLEAVNTVTIIDQTVSFAYGVAHSSDDYKDMDDMLHYADEAMYECKQKQRASRK